The genomic interval CGGCGCAGGCCATCCAGGGAGGCGCCGAATTCCCCGAGAATGCTGGCGGCGGTGCCGCCCTCACGCATGAGACCCAGCAGCAGGTGCTCAGGACCAACCATGGCGTGCCCCAGGCGGTTGCCTTCCTCTCGGGCGTAGTGGAATACGAGGCGGGCGCGGTCATCGTATCTGTTCATGGGTGACCCCCAGGGAGAGCGCGACAGGTGCGCTGAAAAGAGCGGATGGTGCGGGTGATTCCGACTGCCGCGACGGGGTGAACGTGGACCTTACCTGGTGGACAGCCTGAGTGTAGAGTATCGCCGCTGGCGGGCGCGAGGCAGGGAAAACCTTACGATCTGCACACACCTGTTCCACACGTTTGACTGTACGCCGGGGCCTCTGACGGGCTTCTTGCCTGGACCGCTACCCTGGCTGTATGAGTGACCTTCCTGCGCACGCCCGCACGGTGATTTTTGGCTCCCAGCATGACCGCATCGAGGAGCGCCTGCGGCGGCTGGATCCGGACCTGGCGCGGTATATCCGGGAGTTTGCGTACGACACGGTGTACGACCGGCCGGCGCTGGACCTGAAAACCAAGGAGCTGATGGCGTGTGCGCTGCTTGTGTCGCTGGGCAGCCCCCCGGAGTTGCGTACCCATCTGCGCGGCGCCATGAACGCAGGCGCGTCGGAGGCGGAGGTGCGGGACGCGTTGCTGCTGTGCGTGCCCTACCTGGGGTTCCCGCGGGTGGTGGCGGCGTTCGAGCTGCTGCGGGTGCACCTGGACAGCAGCGCACCGGCCTCCGAGGAGGAGGCCGGTGGCGGGCTGGAGGAGGGTTAGAACGTGCTCTTCACGCCGATGCGCGCCTTGAAAACCGTGCCGGGACGCACGAAGGTGTTGTCGAAGGTGCTGTAGGAACCGTCGTTCGTGGCGATGGTGTCGGTGTTGCCGTTGCCGTCGTCGGTGCGGATGGCGGACTTGAAGTAGTGGTCGACGCCCAGGTCGCCCACGAGGCTGAGGGTGCCGGTCAGGGCGTAGCTGACCATCACGCCCGCGCCGATGCCGAAGGCATTGCTGCTGTAGGTGGTGGCGCCGTTGCTGCCGTAGTCGGCAACGGACCGGAACACGCCGTAGCGCGCGCCGCCGTACAGGGCTGCGTCCACGCCGGGGGTCAGTTCGCCCAGGCCGTAGGTGCCGTCCAGGGAGATGACAGTGTGGCTGCCGGATTCGCTGGCGCGGCCGGCGGCCTTGGCTTTGCCGAACGTGTCATCAGGGCCGGAGATGCCGGGCAGTTCGGGGCTGTTGTCGTTGATGGCGTCACTGGCGCGGGTGTAGGCGACGCCGGCTTTTACGCCGATCGGGCCGGCCACGTTGGGCGCGTGAACGAACAGCTCGCCGCTGAGGCCGCCGGCGTACCCGCCGGTGAGGCCGAGCTCGACGCCGCTGAGGCTCTGGGCGCCGGCCGTGGCGGTGGTGGCAGCGAGGGTCAGAAGGGTGAGGGTCAGCAGGGGTTTCATGGATTCCAGCGTCGTCTGCGAACATGAGAACTACTGCTGAAGCAGTTGACGGCGGATTAAGACGCCTGAAAACATAAAGGCTTCTCTGGGGTCCCCATGAGGGTTGTATGGGAATCTGGTGGGTGGAGGGGTGTCCGGCGGGGACGGCCATGGCACGTCACCTGGTGGGATACTGGCTCGTCTCAACTGTTGCGCTTCTGCTAAACTTGAACCAAGTACAATTTAAAGGCCGGGCAGGCCAGGCGGACCTCACGCCCGCTGGCCCCGCCCCACGGAGGACCCATGAACATCCTGACCCTGGTAAGACAAGTGCCCGACGCCGAAGCCCGCGTCAAGATCAACGCCCAGCAGGTCGACCTCGAAGGCGCGACCCTGGTGATTGACGGCATGGACGAGTACGGCGTCGAAGAAGCCCTGCGCCTGCGCGAAAGCGGCGCAGCCGTTGAACAGATCATTGC from Deinococcus taeanensis carries:
- a CDS encoding carboxymuconolactone decarboxylase family protein, which gives rise to MSDLPAHARTVIFGSQHDRIEERLRRLDPDLARYIREFAYDTVYDRPALDLKTKELMACALLVSLGSPPELRTHLRGAMNAGASEAEVRDALLLCVPYLGFPRVVAAFELLRVHLDSSAPASEEEAGGGLEEG